Part of the Candidatus Acidiferrales bacterium genome is shown below.
AGGTGCTCATTTTTGTCGTTTGCGACCATCCCGGCCCCATCGCATTGCCCGTGAACACAGGCTCTCACTGATCCCTGGGCCGCGCGGTGTTCACGCGTTTCTGCTGTGCAGAAGACAACGAAGGAATGTCCACAAAAAATAAGGAGGCGGAACTGGTCGGAACCGCCTCCTGCGTCCCTGGGGTGTGAGTCTCCGCCCGCCGCCTAGGGAGGCGCGTGGCGGTTGCAACTCCTCCCCTGAACCCTGCCTCCACAAAAAAGTTGCGCGAGATTTTCTCGCCGCGCCATACAATGGCCGCGCGTGTCGCCGCGCCATTTCATTCGCTGTCGCGGAAAAGGCCCTTCAGGAACGTTCGGGAAACAATGAAAAAACGCCGCTTCGGTTCCGAGGAAATCCCCAGAGACAAGCCCCGCCACGAAGAAATTGACGAAGCCGGTCTTCTCGCCTATCTCGCCACCATTTCTCGGCCTGAAAGCATTCGCGAAATCGCTCGCGGCCTATCCATGCGCCACTGGGGCCGCCGCGCGCTGCCCAAGCTTCTCAAGCTCCTCATTCGCCGCGGCGACGTCGAGGAAAATCACGATCGATATCGCCTCGCCGGCCAGCGCCCCACGCGAAAAGCTGCTCCTCGCGCCGATTCACCGGCCGAAAAATCAAGCGCCGCCGCTCATCGCTCGCCGCATGCACAGCCCGCCTCAAAGCAGGACCCGAATTTAATTTCCGGTCGCCTCGTCGCTCATCGCGATGGCTATGGCTTCGTCGTTCCCGATCATCCTGTTCGCGGCATGGAGGGCGATCTTTTCATCAGTCCGGATGCCATGGGCGACGCCCTTCATGGCGACAAAGTTCTCGCGCGCATTGGTCGTCGCCGTCCTGATGCTCGCTTCGAGGGCCGCATCGAAAAAATCCTCGAACGCGCCAATCCCACCGTTGTCGGCCTGTTTCGCTATGGCCCGCACGCGAACGTTGTCTTGCCTTACGAAACGCGCATCGCCCACGAGATCATCATTCCTGCCGGCGCCGAACTCACGCCCGAATTGCAGCAGAAGCTCGGCGCTGCCTCCGGCGAATTGCCGCGCGCCAGCCGCCGTTTGCGTCTGCCGGAGCTGGATGGCGCCGTCGTCAACGTCGAATTGACGCGTTTCCCGCGCGGCGGCGTCGTTCCCGCCGGACGCGTCGTCGAAATTCTTGGCCGCCATGGCGAAATGGGCGTCGACGTCGAAATCGTCATCCGCAAGCATCATCTCCCGCACGTCTTTGACGAAGAAGTTCTCGCGCAAGCTCGCGCCGTCGCTCACCCCCTCACGGAAAATGATCTTCGCGGCCGCCGCGACTTTCGCCATCTTCCCATCGTCACCATTGATGGCGAAACCGCCAGGGATTTCGATGACGCCGTTTACGTCGCGCCGCGCCCCGACGGCGGCTATGAACTCCAGGTCCACATCGCCGACGTCGCTCATTACGTTCATCGTGGCTCCGCGCTCGATGCCGCAGCCCGCCTCCGCGGCACTTCCGTTTATTTTCCCGATCGCGCCGTCCCCATGCTTCCCGAGGAGCTTTCCAACGGCATCTGCTCGCTCAATCCGCGCGTCGATCGTCTGGTGATGAGCGCCATTCTTCAGCTCGATAGCTCCGCTGAAGTTCTCAGCGCTGAATTCACGCCCGGTGTCATTCGCTCCGCCGAACGCATGACTTACACCAACGTCAATAAAGTCCTCGAATCCGATCCCGAAATGTCCACCCGTTACGCTTCCTTGGCCGGTCATTTCCGCCGCATGCGCGATCTCGCCCTCGCCTTGAATAAACGCCGCGTCGCTCGCGGCTCTATCGATTTCGATTTGCCCGAGCCGGTCATCGAATTCGATCCCGCGGGGCGCATGATCGGCATTTCCCGCAGCGAGCGCAATATCGCCCATCGCCTCATCGAGGAGTTCATGCTCGCCGCCAACGAAGCAGTCGCTGGCTATCTCGAGCGCCGTAAAATCCCTTCGCTCCATCGCGTTCACGAAAAGCCCGATCCGAAAAAAGTCCTCGAATTTGAAGAGCTTGCCCGCGCCTTCGGTTATTCTCTCGGCGTCGAAGATTTATCCGAGCGCCGCGTCACCGTTCGTCACGGCCATGTACGCGCGCCCGGCCGCGGCCGCTACGCTCGCATGCGTCCCATGGAAATTTCTCTTCCGCCGGAAGAGATCGACATCCGCCCGCAGCATTATCAGCGCCTCACCGCGCAAATTGCTGGCAAACCCGAGGAGCGCATCGTCTCCTATTTAATGCTGCGCTCTCTCAAGCAGGCGCGTTACGCCGCTGAATCTCTCGGCCATTTTGCTCTCGCCGCTCCCGAATACACGCATTTCACTTCGCCCATTCGCCGCTATCCCGATCTCATCGTTCACCGCGCGCTCAAATGGGCGCTCGAAAATCCCTCCGCGAAAAATGGCCCTTATCGCGAAGTCGAGCTTCAAGAAATCGCCTCAGAGACCTCCGAAGCCGAGCGCCGCGCCGACGCCGCCGAGCGCGAGCTGATGGACTGGAAAACCGCTCAATATATGGAGGGTCATCTCGGCGAAGAATATGACGCGCTCATTATCTCTGTGCAGAAATTCGGCTTCTTCGTCGAGCTGATCGACGTCTTCGTCGAAGGCCTCGTTCCCATGGATCGTCTCGAAGCTACATTTGGCCACACCTTCCATTACCGCGAAAGTGACCATGCCATCGTCGCCGAATCTCATCGTTCCCGCCGCCGCCGCGGCTCCTCCGCGGACTCCCACCGCGAATTCACCCTCGGCCAAAAAGTTCGCGTCCGCGCCGAGCGCATTGATCCGCTTCGCAATCGCGTCGAATTCAGCGTTGTGCCCTGATGCTTCATCGAACAATCTCGTTTCTATACGTTTTCCACAGAGTATCTCTATCGTATTTATACGTTTTCAATACACGGGCGTTTCGTACTATTGACGTCTCTCCAGCGTCTCCGTACGCTATTTTCGTGTCCAAGTTCGCCTCTTTTTTGGGCAAGCGCGTCGAAGTCAGTTATCGTGCCGGTGAGATTCACATGAACGCCATCGGCACTCTCGTCGTGGACTCTGGCCAGTCCATTCGCGTTGAAGATCGCTTCGAGCAATCCGGCCGCGAGAAGACCGTGCGCGTCGAAATCCCCTATCCCGTGATTGTCCGTGTGCGTGAAATTATCGTTCAGCGCGAAAAACAGCCTCTCCCCGTTTCCTGATTTTTCTTCTGTCATCTTGCGAACCGAGCCTCGCTCGCTTTCCTTGTATTTTGATTTTCTCTCGTGCCTTTCGCCGCTATATTGATTCCTTCTCACGAGGAGGATTCATGAAGCCGAAGGTCGGACTGATTGGCTTGGGCCTGATGGGTTTGCCGATGGGCCGCAATCTTTTGAAAGCCGGATTTCCATTGACCGTCTGGAATCGCACGCGCGACAAAGCCGAAAAACTCGCCGCCGAAGGCGCCGCCATCGCCGCTTCTCCGCGCGATGTCGCCGCTGCATCCGACGTTCTCATCACCATCGTCAGCGATCCGCCCGCTCTCGAAGAGATTCTTTGGGGAAAGGAAGGCGCGTTATCTGCGCTGAAAAAAGGCAGCGTCTATATCGATTCCAGCACAGTCACGCCCAGTCTTGCGCGCCGCATCGCCTCGGCCTGCGCCGAGCGTGGCGCCGATTTTCTCGACGCGCCCGTCACAGGAGGCACGTGGGGCGCTGAAAAAGGCGAACTGGTTTTTATGATTGGCGGGAAGAAACAAGTCCTCGATCGCGTCGAGCCTGTGCTTCAAGCTGTCGGTAAGCGTTTTTTCCTTCTCGGTCCGAATGGCGCTGGCCAGACCGTAAAGCTCGCCATGAACATGATTCTGGCGCTCGAAGTCGAAGCCCTCGCGGAAGGTCTGGAGCTCGTCACGCGCTCCGGCGTGCCCGCCGAGCGCCTCATCGAAGTTCTGCAATCCAGCATGGGCCGCGCGCCGGTGCTCGACGTGAAAGCGCCCGTCATCCTCAAGCGCGATTTCACGCCCAGCTTTCCGCTGCGTCTCATGCACAAGGACATGCGTCTCGCGCTCGAGCTCGCGAAAGAAAATGGCGTCGAACTTCCCGCTGGCGCCGCCGCTTTCGCCGCCTACTCCGCCGTCAAGGCCGCCGCGCAAGGCGACGTCGACTACGCCGCCATCGCCAACTACTGGCGCGAAAAGTGAGGACTATGCCCCATCATCCTGGGCAGAATTCCAGGCGGCCAGTGCAAAGTTCCTAGACGGCCTAACCGAACGACCTACCTTTTTTTATGCGGGATCATAGTGGGAGCCGCATGCCCCGTTTCAAAGAATTGGTGGCTGAGCGTCGCTCAACAGGCAGGAGGCTGGCTCACGCCTTGTGCGCCTTTGCTGACCACTGGTCACTCACCACTGACCGCTGTCTTCTCACGCATTCGCCGCAAAATAACTCAGCGGCAATTCCCGTGCCGTACGCAGTCCCGCCGGCGCCGCCAGAATGTCCGGAATCGCATTCACGGCCACGGCCGCCGTCGCAATATCTCCGTGCGTCCCGCCCGGAATCGTCAAGCTGATATTCGGTTCGCCTCTCAGCTCAACCGTATCCGCAGGGTTTTTCGCGCCTACGTACATCCTCAACTCCATAAAAATCTTTTCGCCGCCCGCGCCCGTTCCTCGCGCGATTTGATGCACGCCCGCGACTTGCCCCGCGGCCACTTCGAGAAACGGCGTCTTCACCATTTCCTCCGCAATCATCGGTTCAATCGTCTCCGTGATGTGATCCACCGCCAGCCCCATCCCGTCCGCCACCATCGCCACCGATTCTGGCAATCCATGATGTTTGATGATTCCCGCCGCCACTTTCTCGCGAAATTCCTCCGGTGTCATTCCCGCGCCGATTTTCTTCTGCAACGGCAGCCGCCGCTTCGACGCATCCACAATCCGTGTCACGCGCACCGAATCCACGCGCTGCGCCACGGCCGCCAGCGTCAGGGCCAGTTTGTCCATCACAAATCCCGGATTCACGCCCGTGCCCACCACGGCCACGCCTTCCTCTTTGGCAGCCTCATCCAGTTTCCGCGAAAGCTCCGGATGCTTCCGAAAGGGATACGCCAGCTCCTCGCACGTCGAAACGACACAGCAGCCCGCCTCCACGCACGCCAGCAGTTGCCCCATCACGTCCTTCAAATACGACGACGTGCAGTGAATCACCGCATCCACCTGCCCGCGCAGCGCCGCCGCCGCATCCGCCCAAACTCCAATCCCCCACGGCGCATCCGCCGCGCCCACCACTTCGCCCAAATCCCGCCCCGCCTTCGCCGGATCGGAATCCACCGCGCCCACGATCTCGAGCGCGCTCTTCTCGCGCATCAGTTTCACGATCGATGCTCCGATCGGCCCCACGCCATACTGCACCACGCGAATCTTCTTTTTTGTCACCGTCGGCTCCGTCTTGGTCGATTTGCGAAGCCTGTACCTTAATTCCGAATCGCATGCCGCGCAAGCATTCGTGCGAACCGGTCGTGCATCGGTTTGGATTTTTTTGTTCCTGAGGATGATCCCGAAGGCGGGCGTCATGCGGCTCTGCCTGACCGGTCCGACCTAGACAACTGGAGCATCGGATGCCAGACTTGACCGTCTGAGAGAGCGCCTGTCTGTTCGCTTCCCGACCATAAGGCACGATCTTGCCGAGGTGGATCATGGCTGCACCTGTTACGAGCGCAAACGTGAAGCAGGCGGTTCCCTTTTTCGGTGTAACCAACATGGAAGCGTCACTGCGATTTTATGTCGAGGGACTGGGATTCCAAATGAAGCGTTCGTGGATTCCGGATCGCACGGAGGAAAACTGCCCTCCTGACGGGCGGATACGCTGGTGCTGCTTACAGCGTGGTGATGCCGCCATCATGCTTCAAGAGTTTTGGCCGGGGCGGCAACCGAGCGAAGCGCGCGGCACGGGAGTAAATGTCTGTTTCCAGTGCGAGGACGCTCTGGCGCTCTACCGCGAATTCAAATCACGCGGAGTGCAAATGCAGAAACGCCCGTTTGTTGGGAACCAAATGTGGGTTGTGCCGGTGAACGATCCGGATGGATACCGCATGGAGTTCTCGAGCCCGACCGATGCGCCAGAGGAAAGCGAATTTGAAGAATAGCGACTCCGTCACATTTCACCATCCGCGATCGGGCGAAAACACGACTTGTTCGCGTCGTTGCTGTAGGGTTGAGATGGAGGAACATCGACAACGCATCGTTCGATTATTATTCGCAGTCGAAATATAAACTGACCATCGCCTGAAGCCGAATCTCCAGAAGTGAATTTTCTTTGCATCCTTGCTCGCCGCGCTTGTCGCTTCGCGCCGTGAGCCCCATAATGCGTCATCATGCCCGGCACCGTGGAACCGCATCCCGCGCAATCCCGCCCCGAGCCTCGCGCGCATCGTCATTCCCGTTCGCGCGCCATCCAGCATCCCGTCCTGCGCATGATTTTCCGCATTGGCGGCAGCATTCTCGCTCTCTTTCTGCTTTTTCATTTCCTCCCGCTCAGCGAAGTTTGGACGACGCTCCGCCATCTTCCCGCTTATCTTTGGCTCCTCATTCTCGCTGGCTATTTGGCCGCGCATGTTGTCGCCATCAATAAATGGCGGCTGATGATCAACGTCGGTGGCGCGGGCCTGAGTTTCCGC
Proteins encoded:
- a CDS encoding RNB domain-containing ribonuclease, whose protein sequence is MKKRRFGSEEIPRDKPRHEEIDEAGLLAYLATISRPESIREIARGLSMRHWGRRALPKLLKLLIRRGDVEENHDRYRLAGQRPTRKAAPRADSPAEKSSAAAHRSPHAQPASKQDPNLISGRLVAHRDGYGFVVPDHPVRGMEGDLFISPDAMGDALHGDKVLARIGRRRPDARFEGRIEKILERANPTVVGLFRYGPHANVVLPYETRIAHEIIIPAGAELTPELQQKLGAASGELPRASRRLRLPELDGAVVNVELTRFPRGGVVPAGRVVEILGRHGEMGVDVEIVIRKHHLPHVFDEEVLAQARAVAHPLTENDLRGRRDFRHLPIVTIDGETARDFDDAVYVAPRPDGGYELQVHIADVAHYVHRGSALDAAARLRGTSVYFPDRAVPMLPEELSNGICSLNPRVDRLVMSAILQLDSSAEVLSAEFTPGVIRSAERMTYTNVNKVLESDPEMSTRYASLAGHFRRMRDLALALNKRRVARGSIDFDLPEPVIEFDPAGRMIGISRSERNIAHRLIEEFMLAANEAVAGYLERRKIPSLHRVHEKPDPKKVLEFEELARAFGYSLGVEDLSERRVTVRHGHVRAPGRGRYARMRPMEISLPPEEIDIRPQHYQRLTAQIAGKPEERIVSYLMLRSLKQARYAAESLGHFALAAPEYTHFTSPIRRYPDLIVHRALKWALENPSAKNGPYREVELQEIASETSEAERRADAAERELMDWKTAQYMEGHLGEEYDALIISVQKFGFFVELIDVFVEGLVPMDRLEATFGHTFHYRESDHAIVAESHRSRRRRGSSADSHREFTLGQKVRVRAERIDPLRNRVEFSVVP
- a CDS encoding NAD(P)-dependent oxidoreductase, coding for MKPKVGLIGLGLMGLPMGRNLLKAGFPLTVWNRTRDKAEKLAAEGAAIAASPRDVAAASDVLITIVSDPPALEEILWGKEGALSALKKGSVYIDSSTVTPSLARRIASACAERGADFLDAPVTGGTWGAEKGELVFMIGGKKQVLDRVEPVLQAVGKRFFLLGPNGAGQTVKLAMNMILALEVEALAEGLELVTRSGVPAERLIEVLQSSMGRAPVLDVKAPVILKRDFTPSFPLRLMHKDMRLALELAKENGVELPAGAAAFAAYSAVKAAAQGDVDYAAIANYWREK
- a CDS encoding VOC family protein; protein product: MAAPVTSANVKQAVPFFGVTNMEASLRFYVEGLGFQMKRSWIPDRTEENCPPDGRIRWCCLQRGDAAIMLQEFWPGRQPSEARGTGVNVCFQCEDALALYREFKSRGVQMQKRPFVGNQMWVVPVNDPDGYRMEFSSPTDAPEESEFEE